In one Massilia endophytica genomic region, the following are encoded:
- a CDS encoding sodium/glutamate symporter gives MTAPLSPWFLLLLAVPVLLLGEFVLRRVPVLARFNIPVPVVGGLLFSLLCLLVQLAGWGTVSFGSKVSEGWWTWLVTPDTEWLSRPAKNLNLPLLIGFFTCVGLGAPLRTLLGGGRMLVVLLVGTTVLAALQNAAGVAVASAIGAPALLGVACGSLTLVGGHGTALGFAPRFEQAGLESAAAIGASAATFGLVAGALLSGPLGAWLLRGRAVQSPAAGDTARTSVASFLGDARALAALGRSALLHGLLIAFCIKAGAWVSFGLDKAGLALPAYMGALLLGFIIRAIHDAAGWRWLDGSVIGRWAAVLLPLFLAVTLASLNLADLAKVAGPMLLILLVNIALTLLFAALVIWPLLGRDHEAGVGTAGLAGYGIGSTATAVAAMDAITRQRGPAPRATTIVPPTGGFLIDLTNAPVISAFIRGLS, from the coding sequence ATGACTGCGCCTCTCTCTCCGTGGTTCCTGCTCCTGCTGGCCGTCCCGGTCCTCCTTCTGGGTGAATTCGTTCTCCGCCGCGTTCCTGTCCTTGCACGCTTCAATATCCCGGTGCCGGTGGTGGGAGGACTTCTGTTCAGCCTTCTCTGCCTGCTGGTGCAGCTCGCGGGCTGGGGCACGGTATCTTTCGGGTCGAAGGTGAGCGAAGGCTGGTGGACCTGGCTGGTGACGCCGGATACGGAATGGCTGTCGCGTCCCGCGAAAAACCTGAACCTGCCGCTGCTGATCGGCTTCTTCACCTGCGTGGGCCTCGGCGCGCCGCTGCGAACGCTGCTTGGCGGTGGACGCATGCTCGTGGTGCTCCTGGTCGGCACCACCGTCCTGGCTGCGCTGCAGAATGCCGCAGGTGTTGCCGTCGCATCGGCCATCGGCGCGCCTGCCCTGCTGGGCGTGGCCTGCGGTTCGCTCACGCTGGTCGGGGGCCATGGCACGGCGCTCGGATTCGCCCCACGCTTCGAGCAGGCGGGCCTCGAGTCGGCAGCCGCCATCGGCGCGTCGGCGGCCACCTTCGGCCTCGTGGCGGGTGCGCTGCTTTCCGGTCCGCTGGGAGCCTGGCTGCTGCGCGGCCGCGCCGTTCAGTCTCCGGCCGCGGGCGACACGGCGCGGACCAGTGTGGCCAGCTTCCTCGGTGATGCGCGCGCCCTTGCTGCGTTGGGGCGTAGCGCGCTGCTTCACGGCCTGCTCATCGCCTTCTGCATCAAGGCCGGTGCGTGGGTCAGTTTCGGCCTGGACAAGGCAGGCCTTGCGCTGCCTGCCTATATGGGGGCGCTGCTCCTCGGCTTTATCATTCGCGCCATTCACGACGCCGCTGGGTGGCGCTGGCTGGATGGCAGCGTTATCGGCCGCTGGGCGGCGGTGCTTCTGCCGCTCTTCCTCGCCGTGACGCTCGCCTCGCTGAACCTGGCCGACCTGGCCAAGGTGGCGGGACCGATGCTTCTCATTCTGCTTGTGAACATTGCGCTCACGCTGCTCTTCGCAGCGCTGGTGATCTGGCCTTTGCTTGGCCGCGACCATGAAGCGGGCGTGGGCACCGCGGGCCTTGCCGGTTACGGCATAGGCTCCACCGCCACCGCCGTGGCGGCGATGGACGCGATCACGCGCCAACGTGGGCCCGCGCCGCGCGCCACCACCATCGTTCCACCCACCGGTGGCTTCCTGATCGACCTGACCAACGCGCCGGTAATCAGCGCGTTCATCCGGGGCCTGAGCTAG
- a CDS encoding MFS transporter yields the protein MSHAANVPPRIRRSQTLALVLLVVCGVINYLDRATLAVANEYIRADLGLSLGQMGLLLSAFSWSYALCQLPVGALVDKIGPRWLLGMGLVVWSLAQAAGGLASTFSYFVIARIALGIGEAPQFPAAARVVSNWFPARSRGTPTGIYNSASPLGVALAPLLLPPLIAASSWHWAFFVTGALGLVAALVWVSLYRDPVRERMSDDERAYLEADAPGEAAPKTSFAAWCALFRHRATWGMMLGFFGSVYLNWVYLTWLPGYLRTERHMDLAYAGVAASIPFLCGFAGALIAGWTSDRVTRNAASPVTGRRKAVVASMLGMVAFTIPAALAESNVVAVACISIVIFLANASSACAWSLATVVASRSRIASLGAIQNFGGFLGGALAPVLTGYIAQGWSFVPALLTGAAIAFAGAMSYQFLVVKPIPEND from the coding sequence ATGAGCCACGCCGCCAACGTTCCGCCCCGAATCCGCCGCAGCCAGACTTTGGCGCTGGTGCTGCTTGTAGTTTGCGGCGTCATCAACTACCTGGACCGCGCCACCTTGGCCGTCGCCAACGAATACATTCGTGCCGACCTTGGCCTCTCCCTCGGTCAAATGGGCCTGCTGCTCTCGGCATTCTCGTGGAGCTATGCGCTGTGCCAGCTGCCAGTTGGCGCGCTGGTGGACAAAATAGGACCGCGCTGGCTGCTCGGCATGGGCCTTGTGGTGTGGTCTCTGGCGCAGGCTGCGGGCGGCCTTGCATCGACCTTCAGCTACTTTGTGATTGCGCGCATCGCACTCGGCATCGGCGAGGCGCCGCAGTTCCCGGCGGCGGCGCGGGTAGTAAGCAACTGGTTCCCCGCCCGTTCGCGCGGCACGCCCACAGGCATTTATAACTCGGCCTCGCCGCTGGGCGTTGCGCTTGCGCCCCTGCTGCTGCCTCCCCTGATCGCCGCATCGAGCTGGCACTGGGCCTTCTTCGTAACGGGCGCGCTGGGCCTGGTGGCAGCGCTGGTGTGGGTTTCCCTCTACCGCGACCCGGTCCGCGAGCGCATGTCCGACGATGAGCGCGCATACCTGGAGGCGGATGCGCCGGGCGAAGCCGCACCGAAAACCAGCTTCGCCGCGTGGTGCGCCCTGTTCCGGCACCGTGCCACCTGGGGCATGATGCTCGGCTTCTTCGGCTCCGTCTACCTGAACTGGGTCTATCTCACCTGGCTGCCGGGCTATCTGCGCACGGAGCGCCACATGGACCTTGCCTATGCGGGCGTGGCAGCATCCATCCCCTTCCTGTGCGGCTTCGCAGGAGCCCTCATCGCGGGCTGGACTTCCGACCGGGTGACCAGGAACGCAGCGTCGCCTGTAACGGGCCGCCGCAAAGCCGTGGTGGCATCCATGCTGGGCATGGTGGCGTTCACGATTCCGGCTGCACTCGCCGAGAGCAATGTGGTGGCGGTTGCATGCATCTCGATTGTGATCTTCCTCGCCAACGCTTCGTCGGCCTGTGCGTGGTCGCTGGCTACGGTGGTTGCCTCGCGCAGCCGCATCGCATCGCTCGGCGCGATCCAGAACTTCGGCGGCTTCCTGGGCGGCGCACTCGCGCCGGTTCTCACGGGCTACATCGCGCAGGGCTGGTCTTTCGTGCCAGCCCTGCTGACCGGCGCCGCCATCGCCTTCGCAGGCGCCATGTCGTATCAGTTCCTCGTGGTGAAGCCCATCCCCGAGAACGATTAA
- a CDS encoding sigma-70 family RNA polymerase sigma factor, which yields MSTEQSSTTRDAGLAALANELRPELHRYCARLMGSIIEGEDVVQDALVRALEALPELDDATPLRPWLFRIAHNRAMDLLRSRAIRNAEPIDTANDIVDPDNPDPAEALLRQDVVRTAVSHFTELPLHQRSVVILKDVLDESLAEIAALLNLTVDAVKGHLARGRAQLRTINAQASAPRAARPPSDAVAQYATLFNQRDWDGLRALLADDVKLRESAHPLRSGRDDVGHFFTIYAKIEGLWLTPAWIDDREVILVFEDRSDPKPSYFMWLEWRDGQITFIRDYRYVRYVVSDLETS from the coding sequence TTGAGCACAGAACAGTCTTCAACGACACGCGACGCGGGACTTGCAGCCCTGGCCAATGAATTGCGGCCGGAGCTGCACCGCTACTGCGCGCGCCTGATGGGGTCCATCATCGAGGGTGAGGACGTGGTGCAGGATGCGCTCGTCCGCGCTCTCGAAGCCCTGCCAGAGCTGGACGACGCCACGCCTCTTCGTCCCTGGCTGTTCCGGATCGCGCACAACCGGGCGATGGACCTGCTGCGCAGCCGTGCGATCCGCAACGCCGAACCTATCGACACTGCCAACGACATCGTGGACCCGGACAATCCAGACCCTGCTGAGGCATTGCTGCGGCAAGACGTGGTCAGGACTGCCGTGTCGCACTTCACGGAGCTGCCGCTTCACCAGCGCAGCGTCGTGATCCTGAAGGACGTGCTGGACGAATCGCTGGCCGAGATCGCGGCCCTCCTGAACCTCACCGTCGATGCGGTGAAAGGCCATCTGGCACGCGGGCGCGCGCAGCTTCGGACGATCAATGCCCAGGCCAGCGCCCCCCGGGCGGCGCGTCCACCGTCCGACGCAGTCGCGCAGTACGCTACCCTGTTCAATCAGCGCGATTGGGACGGGCTGCGTGCGCTGCTGGCGGATGACGTGAAGCTGCGCGAGTCCGCGCATCCTCTGCGCTCAGGCCGCGACGATGTGGGTCACTTCTTCACCATCTACGCCAAGATCGAAGGCCTGTGGCTCACGCCTGCGTGGATCGACGACCGCGAGGTCATTCTCGTTTTCGAGGACCGCAGCGATCCGAAGCCCAGCTACTTCATGTGGCTCGAATGGCGCGATGGCCAGATCACCTTCATCCGCGACTATCGCTACGTGCGCTACGTCGTCAGCGATCTGGAGACGTCTTAA
- a CDS encoding SDR family NAD(P)-dependent oxidoreductase, translating into MNVRDKHVVVTGGSRGLGLGLVEALVEQGAKVTVVARGAIGLDAVRTRLGVSTISADITDREAAQRILTETSPDLLVLNAGAKPRMGRLDQLSWEDFSAPWNADVKAGLYWLQAALKLPLKPGSRVLVGSSGAGHGGSLLSGGYAGAKRMLWFMAKYANSISQQEGLGIRFQAILPMQMVGGTGIGDTAAEAYAVSMSIRREEFLARFPVMSPREFGDKVISVLDDPQYAGGLAFGINGDGINVLEEAPA; encoded by the coding sequence ATGAACGTCAGGGACAAGCACGTAGTGGTGACCGGCGGGAGCCGGGGCCTGGGCCTGGGCCTGGTGGAGGCGCTGGTCGAACAGGGCGCCAAGGTCACTGTGGTCGCGCGCGGCGCGATCGGGCTGGACGCGGTACGCACCCGGCTGGGCGTATCGACCATCAGCGCGGATATCACCGACCGGGAGGCGGCGCAGCGCATCCTTACGGAAACCAGCCCGGACCTCCTGGTACTGAATGCGGGCGCGAAACCTCGCATGGGACGGCTGGATCAATTGAGCTGGGAGGATTTCTCCGCTCCCTGGAACGCCGACGTCAAAGCAGGGCTGTACTGGCTGCAGGCGGCGCTCAAGCTGCCGCTCAAGCCTGGGAGCCGCGTTCTCGTCGGGTCGAGCGGCGCGGGGCACGGCGGGTCGCTGCTCTCCGGCGGCTACGCCGGCGCCAAGCGCATGCTCTGGTTTATGGCGAAATATGCCAACAGCATTTCACAGCAGGAAGGCCTCGGCATCCGGTTCCAGGCCATTCTGCCGATGCAGATGGTCGGCGGCACTGGCATCGGCGATACGGCAGCGGAAGCCTATGCGGTTTCCATGAGCATCCGGCGCGAGGAGTTCCTGGCGCGCTTTCCTGTGATGTCTCCGCGCGAGTTCGGCGATAAAGTGATTTCCGTGCTGGACGATCCGCAGTATGCTGGAGGCCTTGCCTTCGGCATCAACGGCGATGGCATCAACGTCCTGGAGGAAGCGCCAGCTTGA
- the gstA gene encoding glutathione transferase GstA, with the protein MKLYFSPGSCSLAPHIVAREASLPFELVRVDLATHKTADGEDFYKINPRGYTPALEVDGEVHTESAALVQYLAEMAPEAHLMPPRGTAERQRMKEWLSFISLEVHKAISPWLFQSTTAESTRQAIHEKLAIRFAELDALLEKQPFLTGSSFTVADAYAFTIVNWTNFVNIDLAPYPYLRAYMKRIAERPKVQEALHAEGLSAEGGKA; encoded by the coding sequence ATGAAGCTTTACTTTAGTCCCGGCTCATGCTCGCTGGCCCCGCATATCGTTGCCCGCGAGGCATCGCTTCCGTTTGAACTCGTGCGGGTCGATCTGGCGACCCACAAGACTGCAGACGGGGAGGATTTCTACAAGATCAACCCGCGCGGCTACACCCCTGCGCTGGAGGTGGACGGCGAAGTGCATACCGAATCGGCGGCGCTCGTGCAGTACCTCGCCGAGATGGCGCCGGAAGCCCATTTGATGCCTCCCAGGGGCACGGCGGAGCGCCAGCGCATGAAAGAATGGCTGAGCTTCATCTCGCTGGAGGTGCACAAAGCGATCAGCCCGTGGCTCTTCCAGTCCACCACGGCTGAATCCACCCGGCAGGCAATTCACGAGAAGCTCGCCATCCGGTTCGCGGAGCTCGATGCGCTGCTCGAAAAACAGCCTTTCCTGACCGGCAGCAGCTTCACCGTCGCTGACGCCTACGCCTTCACCATCGTCAACTGGACGAATTTCGTGAACATCGATCTGGCGCCTTACCCCTATCTCCGCGCATACATGAAGCGAATCGCCGAGCGCCCGAAAGTGCAGGAAGCGCTTCACGCCGAAGGCCTCAGTGCGGAAGGAGGCAAGGCATGA
- a CDS encoding SDR family oxidoreductase, which yields MKIVVIGGTGLIGSKAVAILRQGGHEVVAGSPSNGVNSITGEGLREAMADAQVVIDLANAPSWEDQAVLEFFQTSSRNLLAAEAAAGVRHHVVLSIVGTDRMPGNGYFSAKVAQEKLVEASGIPYTIIRSTQFMEFLGGIAASNTDGNVVRLSPGFFQPIASDDVAAFVADLALAAPSNGIVEIAGPERAPFNQFVARYLKAVGDQHEVVRDPEARYFGGRVEEHSLVPLGEARLGRIGLDEWLRLAKAGADSASTH from the coding sequence ATGAAGATCGTCGTCATCGGCGGTACCGGGCTGATCGGCTCGAAGGCCGTCGCCATTCTGCGGCAGGGCGGGCACGAGGTGGTCGCTGGCTCACCCAGCAATGGGGTGAACAGCATAACGGGAGAGGGGCTCCGGGAGGCCATGGCCGACGCTCAAGTGGTAATTGACCTCGCCAACGCCCCGTCCTGGGAAGACCAGGCGGTGCTGGAATTCTTCCAGACGTCCAGCCGCAACCTTCTGGCGGCGGAAGCTGCGGCCGGCGTGCGGCACCATGTGGTGCTGTCCATCGTCGGAACCGACCGGATGCCCGGTAATGGCTATTTTTCCGCCAAGGTTGCGCAGGAGAAACTGGTTGAGGCTTCGGGCATTCCATACACCATCATCCGATCAACCCAGTTCATGGAATTCCTCGGCGGCATTGCCGCGTCGAATACGGATGGGAACGTGGTCAGGCTGTCGCCAGGCTTCTTCCAGCCCATCGCGTCGGACGACGTTGCCGCCTTTGTTGCCGACTTGGCCCTCGCGGCGCCGAGCAACGGGATCGTCGAGATCGCCGGCCCGGAGCGCGCGCCGTTCAATCAGTTTGTCGCCCGCTATCTGAAGGCGGTCGGCGACCAGCATGAGGTGGTGCGGGATCCGGAGGCGCGATACTTCGGCGGCCGCGTCGAGGAACATTCGCTTGTGCCCCTGGGCGAGGCGCGCCTCGGCCGCATTGGTCTCGACGAATGGCTCCGCCTCGCGAAGGCAGGGGCTGATTCCGCATCCACTCACTGA
- the gyrB gene encoding DNA topoisomerase (ATP-hydrolyzing) subunit B produces the protein MSESQNEPQVQAKSEEYGASSIQILEGLEAVRKRPGMYIGDTSDGTGLHHLVFEVLDNSIDEALAGHCTEIHVTIHSDNSISVTDNGRGIPVGLKMDDKHEPKRSAAEIVLTELHAGGKFDQNAYKVSGGLHGVGVSCVNALSKLLRVTIRQNGKVHQMDFVRGIPQNREIEMVDGVAVSPIKVIGETDKRGTDVHFWADEEIFTHVEFHYEILAKRIRELSFLNNGVNIKLSDQRTGKEELFAFEGGTRGFVEYINKAKNVLHPTVFQATGERQSDQGTTISVDVSMQWNDAFNEQVLCFTNNIPQRDGGTHLTGLRAAMTRVINKYIDENDFAKKAKVEISGDDMREGLTCVLSVKVPEPKFSSQTKDKLVSSEVRGPVEEIVAKTLTDFLMEKPNDAKIICGKIVEAARAREAARKARDLTRRKGVMDGLGLSAKLADCQEKDPALSELYIVEGDSAGGSAKQGRDRKFQAILPLRGKVLNVEKARFEKMLSSEQITTLIATLGTSIGPDEFNADKLRYHRIIIMTDADVDGAHIRTLLLTLFYRQMPQLVERGHIYIAQPPLYKVKAGRDERYLKDDLEEAGYMMNVALNTAVLTPREGAEPIQGEALGELARQYNLANAVMTRLTRVIDRAALTAIMTGVALNLDTVDGAQASAQALAANMNDSSVKVSVRSDEMSEKHALVIERMHHGNVKVSVIDADFVQGADYAVLAKAAATFTGLIGEGAFVRRGEGERTKESAVVDFHQAMQWLRDEAERTVSKQRYKGLGEMNPEQLWETTMDPTVRRLLKVQIEDAIAADQIFTTLMGDDVEPRRNFIESNALRAGNIDV, from the coding sequence ATGTCCGAAAGCCAAAACGAACCACAAGTCCAGGCCAAGTCCGAAGAGTACGGCGCCTCGTCGATCCAGATCCTGGAGGGTCTGGAAGCAGTCCGCAAGCGTCCCGGCATGTATATCGGCGACACCTCGGACGGCACCGGCCTGCACCACCTGGTGTTCGAGGTGCTGGACAACTCGATTGACGAAGCGCTGGCCGGGCACTGCACGGAAATCCACGTCACCATCCACTCGGACAACTCGATCTCCGTCACCGACAACGGCCGCGGCATTCCCGTGGGCCTGAAGATGGACGACAAGCACGAGCCGAAACGCTCCGCCGCCGAAATCGTGCTGACCGAGCTGCACGCGGGCGGCAAGTTCGACCAGAACGCCTACAAGGTGTCCGGCGGCCTGCACGGCGTGGGCGTGTCCTGCGTGAACGCGCTGTCCAAACTGCTGCGCGTAACCATCCGCCAGAACGGCAAAGTGCACCAGATGGATTTCGTGCGCGGCATTCCGCAGAACCGCGAAATCGAAATGGTCGACGGCGTGGCCGTATCCCCGATCAAGGTGATCGGCGAAACCGACAAGCGCGGCACCGACGTGCACTTCTGGGCCGACGAAGAAATCTTCACGCACGTGGAATTCCACTACGAGATTCTGGCCAAGCGTATCCGCGAACTTTCGTTCCTGAACAACGGCGTGAACATCAAGCTTTCCGACCAGCGCACCGGCAAGGAAGAGCTGTTCGCCTTCGAGGGCGGCACGCGCGGCTTCGTGGAGTACATCAACAAGGCCAAGAACGTGCTGCACCCCACCGTGTTCCAGGCCACGGGCGAGCGCCAGTCGGACCAGGGCACCACCATTTCGGTAGACGTTTCCATGCAGTGGAACGACGCCTTCAACGAACAGGTGCTGTGCTTCACCAATAACATTCCGCAGCGCGACGGCGGCACCCACCTGACCGGCCTGCGCGCCGCCATGACGCGCGTGATCAACAAGTACATCGACGAGAACGACTTCGCCAAGAAGGCCAAGGTGGAAATCTCGGGCGACGACATGCGCGAAGGCCTGACCTGCGTGCTCTCCGTGAAAGTGCCGGAGCCGAAGTTCTCCTCGCAGACCAAGGACAAGCTGGTGTCTTCCGAAGTGCGCGGCCCGGTCGAAGAGATTGTGGCCAAGACGCTGACGGACTTCCTGATGGAGAAGCCGAACGACGCCAAGATCATCTGCGGCAAGATCGTGGAAGCGGCGCGTGCGCGCGAAGCGGCCCGCAAGGCGCGCGACCTCACCCGCCGCAAGGGCGTGATGGACGGCCTGGGCCTCTCGGCCAAGCTGGCCGACTGCCAGGAAAAGGATCCCGCGCTGTCCGAACTGTACATCGTGGAGGGTGACTCCGCAGGCGGCTCGGCCAAACAGGGCCGCGACCGCAAATTCCAGGCCATCCTCCCGCTGCGCGGCAAGGTGCTGAACGTGGAAAAGGCGCGCTTCGAGAAGATGCTCTCCTCCGAGCAGATCACCACTCTCATCGCAACGCTGGGCACCTCCATCGGCCCGGATGAATTCAACGCCGACAAGCTGCGCTACCACCGCATCATCATCATGACCGACGCGGACGTGGACGGCGCCCACATCCGCACCCTGCTGCTCACGCTCTTCTACCGCCAGATGCCGCAGCTGGTGGAGCGCGGCCACATCTACATCGCCCAACCGCCGCTGTACAAGGTGAAGGCCGGCCGCGACGAGCGCTATCTGAAGGACGACCTGGAAGAAGCGGGCTACATGATGAACGTGGCGCTCAACACCGCCGTGCTCACCCCGCGCGAAGGCGCGGAGCCGATCCAGGGCGAAGCGCTGGGCGAACTGGCGCGCCAGTACAACCTGGCCAATGCCGTGATGACCCGCCTGACCCGCGTGATCGACCGCGCGGCGCTTACCGCCATCATGACCGGCGTGGCGCTGAACCTGGACACCGTGGACGGCGCCCAGGCATCGGCACAGGCACTGGCAGCGAACATGAACGACAGCAGCGTGAAAGTCTCCGTGCGTTCGGACGAAATGTCCGAGAAACACGCGCTGGTGATCGAGCGTATGCATCACGGTAACGTGAAAGTCAGCGTCATCGACGCCGACTTCGTGCAAGGTGCGGACTACGCCGTGCTGGCCAAGGCCGCTGCCACCTTCACGGGCCTGATCGGCGAAGGCGCCTTCGTGCGCCGCGGCGAAGGCGAGCGCACCAAGGAAAGCGCCGTGGTGGACTTCCACCAGGCCATGCAGTGGCTGCGCGACGAAGCCGAGCGCACCGTGTCCAAGCAGCGCTACAAAGGTCTGGGCGAGATGAATCCCGAGCAGCTGTGGGAAACCACCATGGACCCGACCGTACGCCGCCTGCTGAAAGTGCAGATCGAAGACGCCATCGCCGCCGACCAGATCTTCACCACCCTCATGGGCGACGACGTGGAACCACGCCGCAACTTCATCGAATCGAACGCGCTGCGCGCAGGGAATATCGACGTGTAA
- the dnaN gene encoding DNA polymerase III subunit beta has translation MQLVKTTRDTLLRPLQIVSGIVERRHTMPILANILIRKDGESVSFLSTDTEVQITTRADIGSGADVTGTTVAARKLLDILRALPESGDVSMTLLNKRLTVQSGKSRFALQTLAAEEFPTVQEADSFNASFTLPQKTLKHLFNMVHFSMAQQDIRYYLNGLLLVLDGKNVIAVATDGHRLAFCQVETEQAFERQEVIIPRKTIIELQRLLEENDEPVQLDIAGSQVKLTFADIELISKLVEGKFPDYTRVIPKGYKNDFTIGRDELLRSLQRAAIMTSDKFKGVRCIISPGSLKISSTNADQEEAVEELEIDYGGDAIDIGFNVTYLLDVLNNLKCEQVNVALGDSNSSALISIPDNPDFKYVVMPMRI, from the coding sequence ATGCAACTGGTCAAAACCACCCGAGACACGCTTCTCCGGCCACTGCAGATCGTGAGCGGTATTGTCGAGCGTCGGCACACTATGCCGATTCTGGCCAATATCCTCATCCGCAAGGACGGCGAAAGCGTTTCCTTCCTCTCCACCGACACCGAAGTGCAGATCACGACCCGCGCCGACATCGGTTCCGGCGCGGACGTGACCGGCACCACCGTGGCCGCGCGCAAGCTGCTGGACATCCTGCGCGCCCTGCCGGAATCGGGCGACGTGTCCATGACGCTGCTGAACAAGCGCCTCACCGTGCAAAGCGGGAAATCGCGCTTCGCCCTGCAGACGCTGGCCGCCGAGGAATTCCCCACCGTGCAGGAAGCGGACAGCTTCAACGCCTCCTTCACCCTGCCGCAGAAGACCCTGAAGCACCTGTTCAACATGGTGCACTTCTCCATGGCGCAGCAGGACATCCGCTACTACCTGAACGGCCTGCTGCTTGTTTTGGACGGCAAGAACGTGATCGCCGTGGCCACCGACGGCCACCGCCTGGCCTTCTGCCAGGTGGAGACCGAGCAGGCCTTCGAGCGCCAGGAAGTGATCATCCCGCGCAAGACCATCATCGAGCTCCAGCGCCTGCTGGAAGAGAACGACGAGCCGGTGCAGCTGGATATCGCGGGCAGCCAGGTCAAGCTCACCTTCGCTGACATCGAACTGATCTCCAAGCTGGTGGAGGGCAAGTTCCCCGACTACACCCGCGTGATCCCGAAGGGCTACAAGAACGACTTCACCATCGGCCGCGACGAGCTGCTGCGCTCCCTGCAGCGCGCCGCCATCATGACCAGCGATAAGTTCAAGGGCGTGCGCTGCATCATCAGCCCCGGCTCGCTGAAGATTTCGTCCACCAACGCCGACCAGGAAGAGGCGGTGGAAGAGCTGGAAATCGACTACGGCGGCGACGCCATCGACATCGGCTTCAACGTGACCTACCTGCTGGACGTGCTCAATAACCTCAAGTGCGAGCAGGTGAACGTGGCGCTGGGCGATTCGAACTCCTCGGCCCTGATCTCGATTCCTGACAATCCTGACTTCAAGTACGTCGTGATGCCGATGCGGATCTGA
- the dnaA gene encoding chromosomal replication initiator protein DnaA → MDNFWQTCSAQLELELTPQQFSAWIKPLVPLDYENGKLRIAAPNRFKLDWVKTQFASRITALASQYWEAPTEVQFVLDPRTNPAKKPAAPAANGVAAPAVHTPESRAGDMPPSAAATAGNEYANSRGREQSRINTDLTFESFVTGKANQLARAAAIQVANNPGVSYNPLFFYGGVGLGKTHLIHAIGNQVMADQPGARIRYIHAEQYVRDVVTAYQRKGFDDFKHYYHSLDMLLIDDIQFFGGKSRTQEEFFYAFEALIAAKKQIIITSDTYPKEITGMDDRLISRFDSGLTVAIEPPELEMRVAILLKKAKSEGVTLSDDVAFFVAKHLRSNVRELEGALRKILAYSRFHGKDISIDIVKEALKDLLSVQNRQISVENIQKTVADFFNIKVADMYSKRRPANIARPRQIAMYLAKELTQKSLPEIGELFGGRDHTTVLHAVRKIAQDRTKNPECNHELHVLEQTLKG, encoded by the coding sequence ATGGATAATTTCTGGCAGACCTGTTCCGCCCAACTGGAACTTGAGCTGACGCCGCAGCAATTCAGCGCGTGGATAAAACCGCTCGTGCCGCTCGATTATGAGAATGGCAAGTTGCGCATCGCGGCACCCAACCGTTTCAAGCTCGATTGGGTCAAGACGCAGTTCGCCAGCCGGATTACCGCCCTCGCCTCGCAATACTGGGAAGCGCCCACCGAGGTGCAGTTCGTGCTCGACCCGCGCACCAACCCGGCCAAGAAGCCGGCTGCCCCTGCCGCCAACGGCGTGGCGGCGCCCGCCGTGCACACCCCCGAATCCCGCGCGGGCGACATGCCGCCTTCGGCCGCCGCTACGGCGGGGAACGAATACGCCAACTCGCGCGGCCGGGAGCAGAGCCGCATCAACACGGACCTGACCTTCGAGAGCTTCGTGACGGGTAAGGCCAACCAGCTGGCGCGCGCCGCCGCGATCCAGGTGGCGAACAACCCCGGCGTGTCCTACAACCCCCTGTTCTTCTACGGCGGCGTTGGCCTGGGCAAGACCCACCTGATTCACGCCATCGGCAACCAGGTGATGGCCGACCAGCCGGGCGCGCGCATCCGCTATATCCACGCCGAGCAGTATGTGCGCGACGTGGTGACGGCCTACCAGCGCAAGGGCTTCGACGATTTCAAGCATTACTACCACTCGCTGGACATGCTGCTGATCGACGATATCCAGTTCTTCGGCGGGAAGAGCCGCACCCAGGAAGAGTTCTTCTACGCCTTCGAAGCGCTTATCGCGGCCAAGAAGCAGATCATCATCACCAGCGACACGTATCCCAAAGAGATCACGGGCATGGACGACCGCCTGATCTCGCGCTTCGACTCGGGCCTGACGGTGGCCATCGAGCCGCCGGAGCTGGAGATGCGCGTGGCCATTCTGCTGAAGAAGGCGAAATCGGAAGGCGTGACCCTGTCCGACGACGTGGCATTCTTCGTGGCCAAGCACCTGCGCTCGAACGTGCGCGAACTGGAAGGCGCCCTGCGCAAGATCCTGGCCTACTCGCGCTTCCACGGCAAGGACATCTCCATCGACATCGTGAAGGAAGCGCTGAAGGACCTGCTCTCGGTGCAGAACCGCCAGATCAGCGTGGAGAACATCCAGAAGACGGTGGCGGACTTCTTCAACATCAAGGTGGCGGACATGTATTCGAAGCGCCGCCCGGCCAATATCGCCCGCCCGCGCCAGATCGCCATGTACCTGGCCAAGGAGCTCACGCAAAAGAGCCTGCCGGAGATCGGCGAGCTGTTTGGCGGCCGCGATCACACCACCGTGCTGCACGCCGTGCGCAAGATCGCCCAGGACCGTACCAAGAACCCGGAATGCAACCACGAGCTGCATGTGCTGGAGCAGACCCTGAAAGGCTGA
- the rpmH gene encoding 50S ribosomal protein L34: MKRTYQPSVVRRKRTHGFRARMATRGGRQVLNARRAKGRKRLAV; this comes from the coding sequence ATGAAACGTACTTACCAACCTTCCGTTGTGCGTCGCAAGCGCACCCACGGCTTCCGCGCACGTATGGCTACCCGTGGCGGCCGTCAGGTTCTGAACGCACGCCGTGCAAAGGGCCGCAAGCGTCTGGCTGTATAA